One genomic segment of Acidimicrobiia bacterium includes these proteins:
- a CDS encoding CAP domain-containing protein has product MGQARRWCGALAGAAVLAVVGAACAPAGPPPPAGQSCGMDATSGAILADVNRSRAQAGLPGLAANGQLTCLAQGWSGYLAATGGFFHRDLASVLQSPGYGGYRTLGENILRGPATMSADAMHTAWMNSPDHRANILSPAFSSVGVGLASANGQVWATEDFGG; this is encoded by the coding sequence ATGGGTCAGGCGCGCAGGTGGTGCGGGGCCCTGGCCGGCGCCGCGGTCCTGGCCGTCGTCGGCGCCGCCTGCGCCCCCGCCGGGCCGCCCCCGCCGGCGGGCCAGAGCTGCGGCATGGACGCCACCAGCGGGGCGATCCTCGCCGACGTCAACCGCTCGCGGGCCCAGGCCGGGCTGCCCGGCCTGGCCGCCAACGGCCAGCTCACGTGCCTGGCCCAGGGCTGGAGCGGCTACCTCGCCGCGACCGGCGGGTTCTTCCACCGTGACCTCGCCTCGGTGCTCCAGTCCCCCGGCTACGGCGGCTACCGGACCCTCGGCGAGAACATCCTGCGGGGCCCGGCCACGATGAGCGCCGACGCCATGCACACGGCCTGGATGAACTCCCCCGACCACCGGGCGAACATCCTCTCGCCCGCGTTCAGCTCGGTCGGGGTCGGCCTCGCCTCCGCCAACGGCCAGGTCTGGGCCACCGAGGACTTCGGGGGCTGA
- a CDS encoding SDR family oxidoreductase yields MGLLDGHRAVVTGGASGIGRATCRAMAAEGAAVAVLDVDGDGAAETARELDGPAFAVDVTDPAALAGAIRDAADGLGGLTLLFNNAGGSNLAPIHEWDVDEWDRVVRLNLGGVFYGMRVGAPLIVESGGGAIVSTASISGTRPAAGEAPYAAAKAGVAALTATAALEYAPTVRVNAVSPGMIHTGLTDVLLRGFDWTVPHMEAKTPLARIGRPEDIADVVVFLCSDRARFVTGQNLVVDGGMTLHGAGVDGLLDRFRDLLGPG; encoded by the coding sequence ATGGGACTGCTGGACGGCCACCGGGCCGTCGTCACCGGCGGGGCGTCGGGAATCGGGCGGGCCACCTGCCGGGCGATGGCCGCCGAGGGCGCCGCGGTCGCGGTGCTGGACGTGGACGGTGACGGCGCCGCCGAGACCGCTCGCGAGCTCGACGGGCCGGCCTTCGCGGTGGACGTCACCGACCCCGCCGCGCTGGCGGGCGCGATCCGCGACGCGGCCGACGGACTCGGCGGCCTGACGCTGCTCTTCAACAACGCGGGGGGCTCGAACCTGGCGCCGATCCACGAGTGGGACGTCGACGAGTGGGATCGGGTCGTGCGGCTCAACCTCGGCGGGGTCTTCTACGGGATGCGGGTCGGCGCGCCGCTCATCGTCGAGAGCGGTGGCGGCGCGATCGTGAGCACGGCGTCGATCAGCGGCACCCGGCCGGCCGCCGGGGAGGCGCCGTACGCGGCGGCGAAGGCCGGGGTGGCCGCCCTCACCGCGACCGCGGCGCTCGAGTACGCGCCCACGGTCCGCGTGAACGCGGTCTCGCCCGGGATGATCCACACCGGCCTCACCGACGTGCTGCTCCGAGGCTTCGACTGGACCGTGCCGCACATGGAGGCCAAGACGCCGCTGGCCCGGATCGGGCGGCCCGAGGACATCGCCGACGTCGTGGTCTTCCTCTGCTCGGACCGGGCCCGCTTCGTGACCGGCCAGAACCTGGTCGTGGACGGCGGGATGACCCTGCACGGCGCCGGGGTCGACGGGCTCCTCGACCGGTTCCGCGACCTCCTCGGCCCGGGCTAG
- a CDS encoding LCP family protein, with amino-acid sequence MRRRSAVRAFGGRLLIALVVASLAMVGAVVAVNYVIDVKLAAAKRVRVHTAVASSGPLNFLVLGADSQALDNLSDTMWVVRVDPGQRHALIVSFPRDLWVRIPGQGMAKINAANNGGPQKVIDTMKADFGIDINHYVQVDYKGFKGVVDAIGTVPVYVPYPARDDKAGFYSPLAGCKSFTGYDALQYVRSRTLTYYSQRRQAWLTADAVPDIDRIARQQDFTRRLGSLAASKARDNPFTANAIVNRVLENLTIDASLSRNDVLTLVDTFLGVNPNDSKHVEFRTVPSAEGPDQQGQSVLYLQEPDADPMITRLGGTGIGNNPSVSGGKVVIPGQSTRSSGSGGVPVTGVGQATIANQSALGPPALRTAPC; translated from the coding sequence ATGCGTCGACGCAGCGCGGTGCGCGCGTTCGGCGGCAGGCTCCTCATCGCACTCGTTGTCGCGTCGCTGGCGATGGTCGGGGCCGTCGTCGCCGTCAACTACGTGATCGACGTGAAGCTGGCAGCCGCCAAGCGCGTGCGCGTCCACACCGCAGTCGCGTCGAGCGGGCCCTTGAACTTCCTCGTCTTGGGCGCCGACAGTCAAGCCCTCGACAACCTCTCGGACACCATGTGGGTGGTCCGAGTCGATCCCGGCCAGCGCCACGCGCTCATCGTCTCGTTCCCGCGGGACCTCTGGGTCCGCATACCGGGCCAAGGGATGGCCAAGATCAACGCGGCCAACAACGGCGGGCCCCAGAAGGTCATCGACACCATGAAGGCCGACTTTGGGATCGACATCAACCACTACGTGCAGGTCGACTACAAGGGCTTCAAGGGCGTGGTCGACGCGATCGGGACCGTGCCCGTCTATGTCCCGTACCCGGCCCGAGACGACAAGGCCGGCTTCTACTCACCGCTCGCCGGCTGCAAGAGCTTCACCGGCTACGACGCCCTGCAGTACGTGCGCTCCCGGACGCTCACCTACTACAGCCAGCGCCGGCAGGCCTGGCTCACCGCCGACGCCGTCCCCGACATCGACCGCATCGCCCGCCAGCAGGACTTCACCCGCCGGCTCGGGAGCCTGGCCGCCTCCAAGGCCCGCGACAACCCGTTCACCGCCAACGCCATCGTCAACCGGGTGCTCGAGAACCTGACCATCGACGCCAGCCTCTCCCGCAACGACGTGCTGACGCTGGTGGACACGTTCCTCGGCGTGAACCCCAACGATTCCAAGCACGTCGAGTTCCGGACCGTGCCCTCGGCCGAGGGCCCGGACCAGCAGGGCCAGAGCGTGCTCTACCTCCAGGAGCCGGACGCCGACCCGATGATCACCCGGCTCGGCGGCACCGGGATCGGGAACAACCCCTCGGTGTCCGGCGGCAAGGTCGTGATCCCCGGCCAGTCCACCCGGTCCTCCGGGTCCGGCGGCGTCCCGGTCACCGGCGTCGGCCAGGCCACGATCGCGAACCAGAGCGCCCTCGGGCCGCCCGCGCTCCGCACCGCCCCCTGCTGA
- a CDS encoding ABC transporter permease → MWNATVKGIVGRRVRLALTTLAVVLGVAFVSGTFTLTDTLNHSFRGVFSQTLAGVDLVVRRTVPFGGGGTPDRQRFPATEVAPARAVPGVGAADGFVDGYAQFVDRAGHAIQNTGAPTIGIAWAQTGSHGPLRLVSDGPRRSRAPSRAGEVAMDVGTARRHGFRVGDHVDVLLQGPKQRFVIVGLFGVGDRRDLGAVTFAAFDLGTAQQVFAAPGQLDAINVTAAPNAGLDALRTRLQVALGPGFEVSPAAQVARDRGQVVLNFLDLLTRLLLGFAAIGMVVAAFIIFNTFTILVTQRTRELGLLRAMGASGTQVVISVLAEAAAIGLAGAAAGLGAGYGLAALLLSLASRFGLEVPSQPVTLEGRTVAAALLVGVGATVVSSLWPALRAARTPPIAATTDVGPTRARPLRRRVLLGAAALAASVPLLLIGLDRTQYQSDVLREIGWVALGALLVMVGVLLVLAAVVRPLVATLARPLRAPRIPGVLARANAARNPRRTAATASALVIGLALVGLVATFGDSAKTSVRRAVAQGIRADVVLKAQQFATFSPEVGQRVARLSAVAAVTAFRFGYGRVPVGGNAEAVAGADPAHLAQVVNLRLRHGGIGAMGDDGVLVAADSSRQYGLAVGDRVDMQFQQGTASLRVAGVYDQRDFTGGFPVGFIVTQRAFEQGFGTKVLDTLVYVRAKPGEAGVAATTVRRTLASSFPNINVFTRHQYQADQERAINRFLAVTVALLMLSEIIAVLGIVNTLALSVFERTHELGLLRVVGMSRRQLRRMIRDESVIVATIGGLVGTGLGLFWGWIFAFALRPQGVTVISFPVVQLVVFVAISMLAGVVAALTPAWRAAHLDTLEAIAAE, encoded by the coding sequence ATGTGGAACGCCACCGTGAAGGGCATCGTCGGGCGCCGCGTGCGCCTGGCCCTCACCACGCTGGCGGTGGTGCTCGGGGTCGCCTTCGTGAGCGGGACGTTCACGTTGACCGACACGCTCAACCACTCGTTCCGGGGGGTCTTCAGCCAGACGCTCGCCGGCGTCGACCTCGTGGTCCGCCGAACGGTGCCCTTCGGCGGCGGCGGAACCCCGGACCGGCAGCGGTTCCCCGCCACCGAGGTCGCGCCGGCGCGCGCCGTCCCGGGCGTCGGCGCCGCCGACGGGTTCGTGGACGGGTACGCCCAGTTTGTCGACCGGGCCGGCCACGCGATCCAGAACACCGGTGCCCCCACGATCGGAATCGCCTGGGCCCAGACGGGGTCCCACGGGCCGCTGCGGCTCGTCAGCGACGGGCCTCGGCGGAGCCGCGCCCCCAGCCGAGCGGGCGAGGTGGCGATGGACGTCGGGACCGCCCGCCGCCACGGCTTCCGGGTCGGCGACCACGTCGACGTCCTGCTCCAAGGCCCGAAGCAGCGGTTCGTGATCGTGGGCCTCTTCGGCGTCGGCGACCGGCGCGACCTCGGCGCGGTGACGTTCGCGGCGTTCGACCTCGGAACCGCCCAGCAGGTCTTCGCCGCGCCCGGCCAGCTCGACGCCATCAACGTGACGGCGGCGCCGAACGCCGGCCTCGACGCGCTCCGGACTCGTCTCCAGGTGGCGCTCGGGCCCGGGTTCGAGGTGTCCCCGGCGGCCCAGGTCGCCCGAGACCGCGGCCAGGTGGTCCTGAACTTCCTCGACCTGCTCACCCGGCTCCTCTTGGGGTTCGCGGCCATCGGGATGGTCGTGGCGGCGTTCATCATCTTCAACACCTTCACGATCCTCGTCACACAGCGCACGCGAGAGCTCGGGCTCCTGCGCGCCATGGGCGCGAGCGGGACCCAGGTCGTGATCTCAGTCCTGGCCGAGGCGGCCGCCATCGGCCTCGCGGGCGCGGCCGCAGGGCTCGGGGCCGGCTACGGCCTCGCCGCCCTCCTGTTGTCGCTGGCGAGCCGGTTCGGTCTCGAGGTCCCGAGCCAGCCGGTGACGCTGGAAGGACGGACCGTCGCCGCCGCGCTCCTCGTCGGCGTCGGCGCCACGGTGGTGTCCTCGCTCTGGCCGGCGCTCCGGGCCGCGCGCACGCCGCCGATCGCGGCGACGACCGACGTCGGGCCGACCCGCGCTCGCCCGCTGCGCCGGCGCGTGCTGCTCGGCGCCGCTGCGCTCGCGGCCAGCGTCCCGCTGCTGCTGATCGGGCTGGACCGCACCCAGTACCAGTCGGACGTGCTGCGCGAGATCGGGTGGGTCGCGCTCGGCGCCCTGCTCGTCATGGTCGGCGTGCTCCTCGTCCTGGCCGCGGTGGTGAGGCCGCTGGTCGCGACGCTGGCGCGGCCGCTGCGAGCGCCACGGATCCCCGGCGTGCTGGCACGCGCCAACGCGGCGCGCAACCCTCGACGCACCGCCGCGACGGCCTCGGCGCTCGTGATCGGCCTGGCCCTCGTCGGGCTCGTCGCGACCTTCGGCGATTCGGCCAAGACCTCGGTCCGTCGGGCCGTCGCCCAAGGGATCCGCGCCGACGTCGTGCTCAAGGCGCAGCAGTTCGCGACGTTCTCGCCCGAGGTGGGTCAGCGGGTGGCCCGACTCTCCGCGGTGGCGGCCGTCACCGCGTTCCGGTTCGGCTACGGGCGCGTGCCGGTCGGTGGCAACGCGGAGGCCGTCGCCGGCGCCGATCCCGCGCACCTGGCGCAGGTCGTCAACCTGCGCCTGCGCCACGGCGGGATCGGCGCCATGGGCGACGACGGGGTCCTCGTCGCCGCCGATTCGAGCCGTCAGTACGGGCTCGCCGTCGGTGACCGCGTTGACATGCAGTTTCAGCAGGGGACGGCGTCACTTCGCGTCGCCGGCGTCTACGACCAGCGGGACTTCACCGGCGGGTTCCCCGTCGGGTTCATCGTCACGCAACGCGCGTTCGAGCAGGGATTCGGCACGAAGGTCCTCGACACGCTCGTGTACGTGCGAGCGAAGCCGGGCGAGGCCGGCGTCGCCGCGACCACGGTGCGCCGGACCCTCGCCTCCAGCTTCCCGAACATCAACGTGTTCACCCGCCACCAGTACCAGGCCGACCAGGAGCGGGCGATCAACCGCTTCCTCGCGGTGACGGTCGCCCTGCTCATGCTCTCCGAGATCATCGCCGTGCTGGGCATCGTGAACACGCTGGCGCTCTCGGTCTTCGAGCGAACGCACGAGCTCGGCCTGCTCCGCGTCGTCGGCATGTCGCGACGCCAGCTGCGTCGCATGATTCGCGACGAATCGGTGATCGTGGCGACGATCGGCGGGCTCGTCGGCACCGGCCTCGGGCTGTTCTGGGGCTGGATCTTCGCGTTCGCCCTCCGACCCCAAGGCGTCACCGTGATCAGCTTCCCCGTCGTCCAGCTCGTCGTGTTCGTCGCGATCTCGATGCTCGCGGGCGTGGTCGCCGCGCTGACCCCGGCGTGGCGGGCCGCGCACCTCGACACCCTCGAGGCCATCGCCGCCGAGTGA
- a CDS encoding metalloregulator ArsR/SmtB family transcription factor gives MGEGHDVDLALMAPATAHAVASTMQALATPSRVRILSRLAAGACSVGDLADALGMEQSAVSQQLRLLRHLNLVVGERRGRHVVYELHDDHVGVLLAQAVSHAQHLRPELARPEVAESA, from the coding sequence ATGGGTGAAGGGCACGACGTCGATCTCGCACTGATGGCGCCCGCGACCGCGCACGCGGTGGCGTCGACGATGCAGGCGCTCGCGACCCCGAGCCGGGTCCGAATCCTCAGCCGTCTGGCCGCCGGCGCGTGCTCGGTCGGCGACCTCGCCGACGCCCTCGGCATGGAGCAGTCGGCGGTCTCGCAGCAGCTCCGGCTGCTGCGGCACCTCAACCTCGTGGTCGGGGAACGGCGGGGCCGTCACGTCGTGTACGAGCTCCACGACGACCACGTCGGCGTCCTGCTGGCCCAAGCGGTCTCGCACGCCCAGCACCTCCGCCCCGAGCTGGCGCGGCCGGAAGTCGCCGAGTCGGCGTGA